Proteins encoded by one window of Aphidius gifuensis isolate YNYX2018 linkage group LG2, ASM1490517v1, whole genome shotgun sequence:
- the LOC122850724 gene encoding uncharacterized protein LOC122850724 has product MTTPSLMSVENGTDGYKANNFTGQIKEKNNGNMTTPSLMSVENGTDGYKANNFTGQIKEKNNGNMTTPSLMSVENGTDGYKANNFTGQIKEKRPADDLIQQHHYQADKSTSENQSQVTLNDCVYWKSLIIPACLPITTDYFPGKKNLTG; this is encoded by the exons ATGACCACTCCAAGTTTAATGTCTGTGGAAAATGGAACAGATGGATATAAGGCCAACAATTTTACTGGacaaataaaagagaaaa acaATGGAAACATGACCACTCCAAGTTTAATGTCTGTGGAAAATGGAACAGATGGATATAAGGCCAACAATTTTACTGGacaaataaaagagaaaa acaATGGAAACATGACCACTCCAAGTTTAATGTCTGTGGAAAATGGAACAGATGGATATAAGGCCAACAATTTTACTGGacaaataaaagagaaaa GACCAGCTGATGATTTGATTCAACAACATCATTATCAAGCAGATAAATCAACATCAGAAAATCAATCCCAAGTTACCTTGAATGATT gtGTTTATTGGAAGTCATTAATAATACCAGCATGTTTACCAATAACAACTGATTATTTTCctggtaaaaaaaacttgacagGATGA
- the LOC122850726 gene encoding carboxypeptidase N subunit 2-like, with protein sequence MKKFTSITIFIITASVLIIGEASKLLPTQTNNSEAEDSIVQKNDMNNQSISQTLTYKTYFCNTSSVFYMKDVCSDSSTLGIDLSNRDLISLPQGVFNELMCLNYLLLVSNKLTKLELNTFNTLSELEYLAIRNNTNLTHLPQDIFKGLISLTSLNLDSNKLISLENNIFNGLPQLDSLSISNNNLTSLPQGIFNELISLTYLGLDSNKLSSLENNTFHSLSNLDTLDISNNNLTFLPQGIFIGSKSLDFLDLSSNKLTSLDSDIFNSLTKLTGLFIKNNNLTSLEHEVFNELESLTELNLRSNKLTNLPSNIFNKLINLNILDIGNNNLLSLPQDIFSKLFSLTCLNIDTNKLISLQLNTFNSLYNLEILSISSNSLISLPQGIFDELKSLNFLDLKSNKLSSLENNTFNSLLYLKNLYINNNNLTSLPQNLFNKLEYLLRLHLGSNRLTSLQSNIFNDLISLKMLDIHNNNLTDLPIDIFNKNLKLECLNLQSNNLNKLNPKVFTNLTQLYLLNIEYNKLSLTDDDKKLILKNIKQ encoded by the exons ATGAAAAAGTTTACCTCTATAacgatttttataattactgcATCTGTCTTGATTATTGGA gaAGCATCGAAATTGTTACCAAcccaaacaaataattcagaAGCTGAAGACAGcattgtacaaaaaaatgatatgaatAACCAATCAATAAGTCAAA CACTAACATACAAAACATACTTTTGTAATACATCTTCTGTATTTTACATGAAAGATGTTTGTAGCGATTCTTCAACCTTGGGAATTGATTTGTCTAACAGAGATTTAATATCTCTTCCACAAGGAGTATTCAATGAATTGATgtgtttgaattatttattattagtttcaAACAAACTGACCAAATTGGAGCTGAACACTTTTAATACCTTGTCCGAACTGGAATATTTAGCAATCAGGAACAATACTAATCTAACACATCTTCCACAAGATATATTTAAAGGATTGATATCTTTAACTAGTTTGAATCTAGATTCAAACAAACTGATaagtcttgaaaataatatttttaatggctTGCCTCAACTGGATTCTTTATCtatcagtaataataatttaacatctcTTCCACAAggaatatttaatgaattaatatctCTAACTTATTTAGGATTAGATTCAAACAAACTGTCaagtcttgaaaataatacttttcatAGCTTGTCCAACCTTGATACTTTAGAtatcagtaataataatttaacatttcttCCACAAGGAATATTTATTGGATCAAAGTCTCTAGattttttggatttatcatcaaataaactgACAAGCCTTGATTCTGATATTTTCAATAGCTTGACTAAACTAACtggtttatttatcaaaaataataacttaacATCTCTTGAACATGAAGTATTTAATGAATTAGAATCTTTAACTGAATTGAATTTGCGATCCAACAAACTGACAAATCTTCCgtctaatattttcaataagttGATCAATCTGAATATTTTAGatattggtaataataatttactatcTCTTCCACAAGATATATTCAGTAAATTGTTTTCTCTGACTTGTTTGAATAtagatacaaataaattgattagtCTACAGCTTAATACCTTTAATAGCTTGTACaatcttgaaattttatcTATTAGCAGTAATAGTTTAATATCTCTTCCTCAAGGAATATTCGATGAATTGAAATCTCTGAATTTTTTGGATTTGAAATCAAATAAACTGTCaagtcttgaaaataatacttttaatagCTTGTTGTatctcaaaaatttatatatcaacaataataatttaacatctcttccacaaaatttattcaataaattggAATATCTACTTAGACTACATTTGGGATCCAACAGACTGACAAGTCTTCagtcaaatattttcaatgacttGATCAGTCTTAAAATGTTagatattcataataataatttaactgatcttccaattgatattttcaataaaaatctaaaattggAATGCTTAAACTTACAATCAAACAatctcaataaattaaatcctAAAGTTTTTACTAATTTGACGCAGCTTTATTTGCtgaatattgaatataataaattaagtcTAACAgacgatgataaaaaattaattttaaaaaatataaaaca atga